In Capricornis sumatraensis isolate serow.1 chromosome 6, serow.2, whole genome shotgun sequence, the genomic window cccaggcaagagtactggagtgggtagccattcccttctgcagggatctgcctgacccagggatcgaacccacgtctcctgcattgccagcagattctttaccgtctgggccagTTGGGAAGCCTTAGTGGTGTCAGGAGCACCCACATTTTTTGGTAATCCTCTCTTCAACACGAATACATTTATAATGTCTTTTCAGGTTGGTGGTAAAAGGATGAGTTTATCGCGGCAGGACAAACTCATGCTTTCTGTTCCAATGGCTGGACAAGGACCAGTGTAGGACCACTTTTAAGATTTTTGACTTGGCACTTAAAACCTACCAACACCAGAGCATGTCCTCCATGCGGTCACAGGTTCCGCTTCACCAGAAGTGCTCAAGTAGAGCGCAACCATGTGTGTTAGCGACTCTGCCTTAAAAGACAGGGAAATCAGAAAACCTGACACTTaatttccaactctgtgactacacacttgaaaattaatttccaactctgtgactaCACACTTGAAAATCCCTCAGAGGAAGCCTTACCTAGGCTCTTTTGATTAAGGCCCATGAAAGAATGGACTATTCCAAAACCTGTTAAAAATATAAGCACAAAAATTAGCAGCTGTTTGTCCTGAGTCTGAAAATATCTACCAGTCAACATTACAGTTAGGAGAAAACTTTCCTATTTTCTCTTCCCTGATGGCACATTTGTTAGTTTCCATTAATGCCACTGCAGCACTCTTAAAGCTTTTTTTGTTTGAAGAACTTACAGATATTAGTTATGTGCATAGTTTATTGGGTAACCCACTCAATAATTTTGTTTGCCTCTTCAGACTGCAGCAAAATTTAGTTTCTTTCCCATCTGGTGTCATTCAGTATACGCAGCCTTAtctgaaccctgaatattcactagaaggactgatgctgaagctcgaatactttggccacctgatgcgaagagctgactcattagaaaagaccttgatgctgggaaagactgagggcaagaaaagaagctggtgacagaggatgaaatggttggatggcatcaccgagccaatggacatcaatttgagcaaaatctgggagatagtgaaggacagggacacctggcatgctgcagtccatggggtcacagagtcggacaccacttagcggctgaacaacaatcTCAGCTAATCTGAGAGGAACCCAGCTCTGAGAACTCTCAGCGGGCACATTCAGAGCAATCTGGCCTGGACTGGGTGCTGCCTCAGGTTTCTCCGTGAGATCTGCAACTAACACCTTCTCTTGGGTGAGTTTCCTGGTCTTTGTGGACCTTCTGCAATAAGCTTGATGTTACATGTTAAAATTCCTTCGTGATATAAATAAATGGCCATCAAGTTCGTTAGGACAGAGTTAAGATTTTTGACTTTGGATCAAGTTTGTAGATTCACATAAAAATTACTTCCTTTCCCCCCTTTCCCCTAAGATATGCCACAGATACAAAAGGTAGGGACGCGCACCGCCCACATACTTCCTACAAAAGTAAAGAGTAAACCAGGCTACATGCACACAGCCTCGACCAGGGACGTGACACGCTCTGCACACCTGTGCAAATCCTTTATTAAAGCAACAACCAAAGTACAGGatggctcacttttttttttgctgctataTCAACTTAAATATTAATCATttgcttatatatttaaattatttttaaaaaggtgaacaTTTATAGCTCACAAATCAAGAGTGACATTTCCACCCAGATACATTTTTCCATCTTATTTCCCAGTTTTAACAATGGACATTCAGAACCAGAGGGATAGCACATCAAACGTAAGTGGCAGCACCTTCTGTGAGCAGTGCCAGGGTGTCTGAGAGATACAGTGAAGGTTTACATTcttcatgaaataaaaacaatttatgcAGGAACATTCTTAGacctatttgctttatttttacatTCTCTATGAGCTTTAAGTTCGGTGGTGGCATTCTGAGCATCAGACCTCTTACAAATGACATCTCTAAAAAAGtcttaattatattttcttgtataacagacagtctttcagaaagcaaaataagcaattctattttatttgatttttcaccCTACCACTGATTTAATCCAGATCTTGTTAATCACTGTAGAAACCCTATAAGTCATTAGGAAGATGAACTTTGTTATCTGCTAGAGGATTTTacaatgaatgctgctgctgctgctgctgctgctaagtcgcttcagttgtgtccgactctgtgcgactcaatagacagcagcccaccaggctcccccgtccctgggattctccaggctaaaaacactggagtgggttgccatttccttctccaatgcatgaaagtgaaaagtgaaactgaagtcaatAAATAGGTGAATGTAAAAATGACTAATACCTTGAAGATGGTGGTGGTTtcgttgctaagttgtatccaactctttgcccctatagcctgccaggctcctctgtccatgggattctccaggtaagaatactggagtgggttgccattcccttctccaggggatcttccctacccagggatcaaactcgcctttcctgcattgcaggtggattctttactgctgagccactagagacACCCAACCTTGGAATCAACAGAGATCAAAATATGTGGGTGACTATACAATGAGCTTTGGTGGCTATTTAAAGAGTACCAATGAATTAGTCTAAAAAGCCAGAACAGAAACAGGGATTATGATGTAAAGAGAATGCAAAAAGGGTGTGTGAAGATGGATACTGGGCAGTCACTGAACTGTGCTGAGTATAAAACAGAGTATCAGAAAGATAAGCGAAATGCTCTGTTTTCTCACCCAAAGAAACACTGAGATGAAACCCCTGTTCACAGAACCACTGGGGCTATGAGGAGTTTTAGCACTGGTGAAAAAGGGAAAGCGGTAGccacacagttgtgtctgactctttgtgaccccgtggactgtagcccctgccaggctcctctgtccgtgggattctccaggcaagaatattggagtgggttgccatttccttctccaggggatcttccccatccagggaatgaacccaggtctcctgtgatgCAGGCACATTTTTTTACGGtatgagacaccagggaagccctggtataaGACTGAAATTTAACCTGCACATACAGGTGGGCTGGTTTGCCTTTctgaaacagctcctcagccagcaGGGATTGGGGTCTCTAGGGTTGAGCTGGTTTATGTTGGTGGCACTACATTTAGAGGCTATGTATTCAAAACAGGCAAACATTCTTTCTGCCTTACGTTTTCTTCATAGGCTAAAGAGCTGAACAGATTCGAGGTTACCAATAAGTAACAATCCACGtattatatttgaaatgttatCAGTCCAGTGAATAAGCTACACAGCCATCGTTCAAGCCCAGTCTCCACCAAACTGCTTTATCACATGTGCCCTTCAAAGGAAGTCTGAACAACACAGATGTCTAcagttaaaaatgaaacatacaataAAGAAGCGAAGGATTCCAGACTCCACTGTGTGGGAGGTCAGGACTTTTGGCCttggctttggggaaaaaaacacaaacgCCCATCAGCAATCATTCTGGGTGTAATGACAGTACAATAATGCTCAGGATGAGCGAGGACATTCAGGTGTTTCTAGAGCGATTTCTATACGTTACAGATGTCACATTTGGTTCCTAGAGATTTAGTCAAGTATTAGTATCTCTTTTTGTCAAGTATGATATACAAAAAGATGAGAATAGTAGATGTGCCCTaaagatatgaaaatatatataaaacaaaaccaTTATAAATTACATAGATTTGCAATATAAAATTGTTTTCCCCCATTTTAGAATAAATATCATCCAAGTTTACAGGTCATTGCAGTGAATTAAATATGCACACATATCTGAACCATTTTCGgaacttcaagaaaaaaaattttatagataTGACCAGATGACTCGGAAACCAGAAACTGCTTGCTTTTGAGAAGAATGACCTAAGACCCAAGGGACATGGCTTGGGATTCAGTGTTAAGCTGCAAAACTGCCCCAAAGAGCCATACGTAGCCATACTTCTATCAATTTCTATGAAGCTGAACATTTATCTTTGAAAAACCAGGCGAAAGTCATGAAACTGTCTCGGTCCCCTATTCTAGTGGGAGAGCATTTCTATTTCGTAAAGAAGCTATAGCATaaacagggagagacagagacatcTTTGTAGTAAGCCAGCCTCATCTCTGGTTGGCTACTAATATTATTCTATCAAGAGCTTTCTGATGCCTTAAAGGGGAACATGTTAAAAATCTACAGTCTCCCCAGTCTAAAGAAGCTAAAACCAACATGAAAACATTCTTTGGTCACTCAGTTCTGCTcctgcttttaaaaaagtttgcCTGTGTTTAACTATCTGTATCCAGCATCCAGGTGGGAGATGCCTTCTCCTGTCATTTCCACGtggaaacctgtatgtgggtttcgctggagggagaaggggatggaatgggaaaaagttcatttggagaCCCCTTATTGTGGCTTTGGGTGCACAGATCCATGGTAAGGATCCGCTGACCTCCACAGGTGGAAAAATGTTTACATTCTAAGATGTGGTGATGAAACTTCTCCGCAGGCCAAGTACAGAAAACCTTTGTCCAGGGGGCCCATGTGGGGGTCAaggtttctctggaatgttcACTTCTCATGTTTTAGGTGACCACCCAAAACACTCCAAACTGACAGGAATGGGTCATCTGAGGCCAAGAGGAATCTGACCCAACTGTGTGTCCAGTCAGACCACCTTTCACATCAGTTATCTCTGCACAGAGAAACCACTGAAGCCAAGCCCTCTGTTCTCAGCTCCAGACCCAGATGAGTTTTCTGAAGAAGTTGGCAGCAAAAGCATCTAATAACCTCACAGGCCCATTTCTGCTCCCAAGACTCCTTGTCTCGTGTAAGGGGGGGCATCATGGGAGATGACAAACTTTCCACAAAACTCTAAATGTCAGAACCAGGTGAGATCTGGGGACCCAAGTACCACCTCCGTGTTTGGCAGATGAGAAAGATTCAACCCAGGGACGTGGTGAAGTCTCACTCACGCAGACAGTCAGGACGTGAGGACTAAGCCTTGGGTCTGTTCACCAACCGTGCAGCCCAAGGGACCTTTGTGGACCCATGACGTGGCTGTGACACTCATGACGACCTCAAAGTTATGGCACTCCTGCTCGTAAATGGCAAGGAAATTATACCTCTTCTTTTCATGGTTACATCTAAACTGCGGACGTTGCTCTAATGCTTTTGTGGGCGGAAGATCCACAACTGTCTCAAAAAGCTTTGAGTTTTGTAAGCTGGTTCCTCGAATTTGCAACAGTACTGATTTTCAGCGTAAAAAGTGTTAGAGGAACCAGCGAGGACAGTGAAACCCTGCAAGCGATTGTGGAGAAGGGCAGGGTGATGATGCTGGCTGGCTTATGTGGGCAAGGGAAGCACTGAGATGGGGCCAGCGAGTGCATGGGGTGGCCCCCACTGGCACAAAGCCCACAGTGGTTACCAGCACAGGCCAATGAGGGGCGGGCCTGAGGCAACGAGCTTCGGCTTCTAAGAAACATCACTCTGGTCTCACATACAGCCGCCTTCTAGTGGGGGCTGAAAATGAATTCGAGAATGCTGGCATGATGATGCCGTTATCCTAACCTGTCTCTGCCCCCTTCAAGGATGGACAAGTCAGCCATGCAATTAACAGGAGTGGGCCTGGTGGGGCGACCCCCACGACCCTCACGCTTGCTGCCCTAACACAAGCACTGGGGTCCCCTGACGTCCATGGCAGTCACGGTGGGAGCCCCCCGCTCCCCACCTAAACAGATTCCTCAGGCACCTCTGTCTCCGCAGGTGACATGCCTTCCAGACGAAGCAGCAGCTGGCTTGGAGGGGGACACTGCTTAGACATAAGAACAGGGCTTTCCACGGGCAGTCTGGGCAGATTCAAGTTCATGGTCTCCCTCCAACCTCAGCTGAGCTCACCCAAAGGCTCTCAGAATGGGACGGGTAAACCTATTTTTATTTGGCTATTAAAGTGCTATTCCTgggcaaggtttttttttttttttttccttctctcagttTCACAACAGCAGCTTCAATGGAAATgaagacacacaaaaaagcaaCCGATGGAGACAGGCCTGGGAAACGACAAACATCAGGAGGCTGGTAGCTAGCTGCTTTGGAATGTTAAGATGACTCGTGGGAATCGGCCCTGACACCAAAGCCTACGAGGTAAAAGTCTGGGGTGTGCGGGGGAGCGGGGAGAACAAGGACAGAGTGGTCAAGGGAGCGGACCCGCAGGAACAGTCAGCATTCAAGTCACAACGCCTGGGTTATAAAGCGACAGTGATGGGGCAAAACTGAGAAGAAAGTGCAACAGAGCCGCGGAGGGATGGACTACAGCGGCTCCCTTGGCAGACCCCTTTTCAACAGAAGAGCAGCGCCCTGTGCCCCGGACAGGGCTGTGAACTCAGAGTCTCTGACAGTCAGTGTTCTCTGCCAAAGGGGCAGCTGCGGTTAAGGTTATCTGGCGGAGAAGAGCCTCTGAGGTTCGTGTCACGTGGACAGacacctgcccaaggtcaccacCCCCGCTCCCCAGATGGTGCTCGCATCCCCCTTGGCTGGGGGTCGACCGGGGCGTGCGTGCGGGGGCCAGACTCCTACCTACGACCGGCGTCTCCGGTAAGGCTTAGCGGCGAGGGCGGCCTGCATCTGTCCCGAGGGGTGGCCCTGAATCTCGGGGTGTGCATAGCttcggggttggggggggggttaCACTGTTAGACATGGCTTTCATAGACGACATGGGTGCTCCCGTCCCGCGGCCTGGCTGGCTCCGCGGCCTCCAGCAGACCAGGCGGCAGGACGCGGTCCGGCACCTCGACGGGCGTTGGTTCCTCGGAGGTCAGCGCTGCCGACGTGACCTCGGTGGAGGGCGCCGCGGACTCCGGGGAGTGCTCGGCCGACGGCTCGGTGTCCTCCTCCTCGTCTCCAGCCTCCAGGGACCCGGCGGCCTGGTCGTCCGAGGGCTCCCGGCGGGCTGGAGGGTGCACAGACACCTCAATGGCGATCTGCTGGGGCTGCTCGTGCAGCGACGAGGCATCAGAGTCAGCGTCGGGGATGGTGTAGACCTCGTCCCCGTCGACGGCTGCGGCCTCCTGGCCCTCGGGCGTGTGGCGCACGAAGTTCTGGTGGCCATGCTCATCCAGGCCCACCACCTCCATGAGCTCCTCCACGATGGTCCTGCAGTTCATGATGAGTGGGGGCAGCGGCACACTGCGTGCCAGCTCCTCGATGTAGCGGGCGAACTCCATGGTCTTGAACTGCGTGACCTTGGCCAGCTCCAGCGTCTTGGCTGACGTGATGATCGGGATGCGCTTAGCGATCTCGAAGGCCTTCTGCAGCTTCTCAGCGCCCTCCGTGCGGAAGAACTCGTTGATGGCCTTCTCGGTCTTCTTCAGGTGGCTGCTCATCATGCAGAGGCGGGTGACATTGAGCACCAGCACCACGGCGAAGGCCACCAGGCACACCACCATGTAGTACACGCCCATGTCGCCCGACGTGAAGACCACCCGCAGCGTCACCGTGTTGTTCACAGTGCCGTGCACGTTGGAGGCCACGCACGTGTATCTCCC contains:
- the MFAP3L gene encoding microfibrillar-associated protein 3-like → MDGVKRHLPACFLPRVPLLIVVSTLATTSSVTSSTLNGTDVAVGSAPVVVARTDHIIVKEGNSALINCSVYGLPEPQLKWYNSAGKLLKENEEDRGGGKWQMHDGLLNITKVSFSDRGRYTCVASNVHGTVNNTVTLRVVFTSGDMGVYYMVVCLVAFAVVLVLNVTRLCMMSSHLKKTEKAINEFFRTEGAEKLQKAFEIAKRIPIITSAKTLELAKVTQFKTMEFARYIEELARSVPLPPLIMNCRTIVEELMEVVGLDEHGHQNFVRHTPEGQEAAAVDGDEVYTIPDADSDASSLHEQPQQIAIEVSVHPPARREPSDDQAAGSLEAGDEEEDTEPSAEHSPESAAPSTEVTSAALTSEEPTPVEVPDRVLPPGLLEAAEPARPRDGSTHVVYESHV